In uncultured Draconibacterium sp., one genomic interval encodes:
- a CDS encoding YaiO family outer membrane beta-barrel protein: MRQNRLYFKIVSVLFILLGTGTAGILQAQTFDEARNYAFNGEREKARSICRQILSEGFNSDVALLMGRTYAWDGMYDSARVVLQEVLVQRPENMEAYDALSDVEFWADDNTKAVEYCNAALKLEPESSKFTLKKARILYSDEQYEEAVDVLETYLHKNPGEPDFLLKLKEYRLDLMKNKIRLIYTFDNFNSDFNRDPWHFLALSYGRKTKLGSVIARLNYANRFDSNGLQFEIDAYPKIGENNYAYVNYGYSSDALFPGNRFGFELYHNFPKAWEGSLGMRYLDFSSSGVDIYTATLGKYVGNYWISLRSYVTPDSEGTSVSGALSVRRYFADSENYLGLKLSYGVSPDDNRKPIDTEKNLTLKTRSVRAEYNRLIKKLWIVSAGFNMGNEQLEPGNYSGYYSFDIGFSRLF; this comes from the coding sequence GTGAGACAGAATCGATTGTATTTCAAAATAGTAAGTGTACTTTTTATTTTGCTGGGCACAGGAACAGCGGGTATTCTGCAGGCTCAAACCTTTGATGAGGCCCGAAACTATGCCTTTAACGGTGAACGGGAAAAGGCCCGCAGTATTTGCCGTCAGATTCTTTCCGAAGGTTTTAATTCGGATGTGGCTTTATTGATGGGCCGTACCTATGCCTGGGATGGAATGTACGATTCGGCAAGGGTGGTATTACAGGAAGTTTTAGTACAACGCCCTGAAAACATGGAAGCCTATGATGCGCTTTCTGATGTTGAGTTTTGGGCGGATGACAATACAAAAGCCGTTGAATATTGTAACGCAGCCTTAAAACTGGAGCCTGAATCATCGAAGTTTACTTTGAAAAAAGCCCGGATACTATATAGCGACGAGCAATACGAGGAGGCTGTTGATGTGCTGGAGACTTACCTGCATAAAAACCCGGGCGAACCCGATTTCCTGCTCAAGTTAAAAGAATACCGGCTCGACTTAATGAAAAACAAAATCAGGCTGATTTACACATTCGATAATTTTAACAGCGACTTTAACCGCGATCCCTGGCATTTTCTGGCCCTGTCGTATGGGCGAAAAACCAAGCTGGGATCGGTTATTGCACGTTTAAATTATGCTAATCGTTTCGATTCAAACGGGCTGCAGTTTGAAATAGATGCCTACCCAAAAATTGGCGAAAACAATTATGCCTACGTAAATTACGGGTACTCATCGGATGCACTTTTCCCGGGAAACCGTTTTGGTTTTGAGTTGTACCACAACTTCCCAAAAGCCTGGGAAGGTTCGCTGGGAATGCGCTACCTCGATTTCAGCTCTTCGGGGGTTGACATTTATACCGCCACATTGGGAAAATATGTAGGGAATTACTGGATTTCGCTGCGATCGTATGTTACACCCGATTCGGAAGGGACTTCGGTTTCCGGAGCTTTATCGGTACGGCGCTATTTCGCCGATTCAGAAAATTATCTGGGGCTTAAACTAAGTTATGGTGTTTCGCCCGACGACAACAGGAAGCCAATAGATACGGAAAAGAACCTGACCTTAAAAACCAGGTCGGTAAGAGCGGAATACAACCGGCTAATTAAAAAATTATGGATTGTAAGTGCCGGATTTAATATGGGTAACGAACAACTGGAGCCCGGAAATTATTCGGGATACTATTCGTTTGACATAGGCTTTTCGAGATTGTTTTAA
- a CDS encoding sulfatase-like hydrolase/transferase — MGKITDTLGLLVRTLRRFISLSFILAVMILIVRLHEIVILSNYHSYPPGSFNSLLIGIKYDIILYLRVSAVLMIPFLLLGLFSQKAARVFFISASVFLVLGDMLLLKYFSTAGVPLGADLFAYSIEEINQTVQSSGEMNVWPFIFMALFLVYMVRVLIKHVYYKLKPWMLFIISAAMFASLAPFGFLKPQPSDFENEFSLYAATNKLNFFSESVLTRYVFNEPLDQQTYTFKPNVATADGSFTYLDEDYPFLHKETTPDVLGKYFEPLESRPNIVFIIVESLGRAYSGEGAYLGSFTPFLDSLMDKSLYWENNLSTSGRTFEVLPSTLASVPFGDRGFTELGEEMPDHLSLLSILKTQANYTSSFTYGGEAHFDNMDVFLKRQGIDKIIDNTNFGAGYEKMPPSATSGFSWGFGDREIFRRYIDEIKADNTASPRMDILLTLSIHSPFVVANQEYYLSKFNERLEKLELSEKTKNFNRNYQQQFSTVLYFDDALRYFFSEFRKLPSFNNTIFVITGDHRMPEVPISTQLDRFHVPLVIYSPMIKKPAKFSSLVTHFDITPSLLAMLDADSIISRPKAAAWIGHGLDNEEDFRVANAYPLMRNKNEILDFIDGERMLANKVIYQVYENMDIETVDEPDREKELEAKLNNFLLKNNHAIKNNKLIPDSLKVYTYKEQ; from the coding sequence ATGGGGAAAATTACCGATACATTAGGATTGCTTGTACGCACATTAAGGCGTTTTATCAGCCTGAGTTTTATTCTGGCCGTGATGATTTTGATTGTGCGTTTACACGAGATAGTAATCCTCTCCAATTACCACAGTTATCCACCGGGTAGTTTTAACTCCTTGCTTATCGGAATAAAATACGACATCATTCTGTACCTTAGGGTTTCCGCCGTATTGATGATTCCATTTTTACTGCTGGGTTTATTCAGCCAAAAAGCGGCACGTGTATTTTTTATTTCCGCTTCGGTATTCCTTGTACTGGGCGATATGTTGCTGCTCAAATATTTCTCCACCGCCGGTGTTCCGCTGGGGGCCGATTTATTTGCCTATTCCATCGAAGAAATTAACCAAACCGTACAAAGTTCGGGCGAGATGAATGTGTGGCCTTTTATTTTTATGGCCCTATTTTTAGTATACATGGTGCGGGTTTTAATCAAACACGTCTACTACAAGCTAAAACCGTGGATGCTTTTTATTATTTCGGCCGCAATGTTTGCGTCATTGGCTCCGTTCGGTTTTTTAAAACCACAACCTTCCGATTTTGAAAACGAATTTTCGCTCTATGCAGCTACCAATAAACTTAATTTTTTCAGTGAAAGTGTACTAACACGTTATGTCTTCAACGAGCCGTTGGACCAACAGACTTATACTTTTAAACCCAACGTGGCTACTGCTGATGGTTCTTTTACTTACCTCGACGAAGACTACCCTTTTCTTCACAAAGAAACAACACCCGATGTTTTGGGTAAATATTTTGAACCACTGGAATCCAGGCCGAACATTGTTTTTATTATTGTTGAAAGTCTTGGTCGGGCTTATAGTGGAGAGGGTGCTTATTTGGGAAGTTTTACTCCTTTTCTGGATTCGCTTATGGATAAGAGTTTGTACTGGGAAAACAATTTAAGTACTTCGGGCCGAACCTTCGAGGTGCTTCCGTCAACCCTGGCATCGGTTCCCTTTGGCGACCGCGGTTTTACAGAGCTTGGCGAAGAAATGCCCGATCATTTAAGCCTGCTCAGCATTTTAAAAACACAGGCCAATTACACGAGTTCGTTTACCTATGGCGGTGAAGCGCATTTCGATAATATGGATGTTTTTCTGAAACGGCAAGGAATTGATAAAATTATCGACAATACCAATTTTGGCGCGGGATATGAAAAAATGCCGCCCTCTGCTACCAGTGGTTTCTCGTGGGGATTTGGCGATAGAGAAATTTTCAGACGTTATATCGATGAAATTAAGGCCGACAACACTGCAAGTCCGCGAATGGATATTCTCCTTACTTTGTCAATACACAGCCCTTTTGTGGTTGCCAACCAGGAATATTACCTTTCGAAATTTAACGAGCGATTGGAAAAATTAGAACTTTCGGAGAAAACAAAAAACTTCAATCGGAATTATCAGCAACAGTTTTCAACAGTGCTTTATTTTGATGATGCGCTAAGGTATTTCTTTAGCGAATTCAGAAAACTACCTTCGTTTAACAACACCATTTTTGTTATAACGGGCGACCATCGTATGCCGGAAGTTCCGATAAGTACGCAGCTCGACAGATTTCATGTGCCGCTGGTAATTTATTCGCCAATGATAAAAAAGCCAGCTAAATTCTCATCCCTTGTTACCCATTTTGACATTACGCCTTCGTTGCTGGCCATGCTTGATGCCGATAGTATCATTTCGCGTCCGAAGGCCGCCGCCTGGATCGGACATGGCCTCGACAACGAAGAAGATTTCAGGGTTGCGAATGCCTATCCGCTGATGCGAAACAAAAACGAAATCCTCGATTTTATCGATGGCGAACGGATGTTGGCCAACAAGGTAATTTACCAGGTTTACGAGAATATGGACATTGAAACTGTTGATGAGCCTGACCGGGAAAAAGAGCTTGAAGCTAAACTCAACAATTTCCTGTTAAAGAATAATCATGCTATTAAAA